The Triticum aestivum cultivar Chinese Spring chromosome 4B, IWGSC CS RefSeq v2.1, whole genome shotgun sequence sequence gcatagccacgactatgaccttccatcttagagatggtttcttcatgagcctcgatcatgtcattgggttcaccaagttgttccaaaagagcaacgaagtgcttcttggattttcccttgagcttactcataaaatactcaaattcatttacctactcattagacccctcactttcatcaatgcaatccgtcaaggaaggattagtaatgatggtagttttgatgttgggggttacctttgttggagatatgccctagaggcaatcatgtatgatgatatttcctatgtgtttatgaataaagatagtccttggacattatcaatgatgtgtatcagcaagtatgtgacttgttttgtgggactatgcattgtatgatgactgtcctaaaaggtccctagtcgaaagggctgtgtggacgcacagccgactagactagcatatgacacggtcaatggcttggtctcactagccatggagcattggatgctaaccggataatatggacttggaaaggtctggtcggattcaacctagtcggatccgagtcgagataaggtccgagtcggacaggcccaactatgagacgcagcaatatgttatctgtgagtctctagtacaacatacgttctatgtcctaagacctgagctgacgcatgtactcgggatggtgacagacttgctttgggccgaccaaacgctactccgtgactgggtagttacaagggtaggtttcgggtttgtccagtcccatgctgcgagacatggtcaagcaagatgggatttgcccctccgatcaggagagatatactctgggcccctcgtgtgatccgaccaggagaAACATggcatgcgacaaggattatgagataatccgagtAGTGGTCgggatcactggaacgagaaagaggtcgggctagcacaaggatgacagtctcggcttgagcccgacaacatatatcatgcggCAAAGGGAAccgaagtgtgacacgttgtacaggttcgcctaaccagcttcatagtctgcttggtggttggcacgccttgctagaggccgctaccaactgtgcagtttggaggtgatccgaactgtgaccaagccgacttgaacctaaggggtcgcgtgcttaagggaaggaacctacaaggtcggttcgtaggacactagttggatgtgatccgaactggactaggaacgtgaccgagtagactttcggctttagggtccgtgcgaggcccaagtgttgagcctgcgacggacacctatataaagtggaggtgcggcacactcatgaaAAAGAGCGCTTCGGtgttgcgactagggtttgcatgtgttgcgaatagccacctccactcgctgccgactgTGTGATCCGACCTAGCAGTCCAccacacggtgttcctcctgcacgctcggataccgttagaggcagtgcacttgcgccgctccggcgaacttgtatgtgggatcggacgaccggctgtttgagggagatcggacgaggaggagacgatccacgcggacgcgctgcctcaactctacttccgttgcacaacactgcgcgtctagtggtaacgaactgtgatccatctcccgtagcatgttcttggctgttctgcgcgtaggaaattttaatttgcagtcgacgcaccctaccgtagaacccaacaaccttgttggtggctttggccatgaggcacttggtggtgatgttctcgttgggtgaatcgaagagggacacccatggagttttggcaatggcaacggaggccatggccatggcttcaccatcttcatcatcatcctcatcctcattgtactcttcttgtgccaccaaccctttggtcagagtcttcttggtgaaattgttcttgttggggaaggacttggctttgtcttttcggacgagcttgccaccattgtcttcccactTCTCGTACGGGCACtctgcaacaaagtggctcacattgccacaattgtaacatgtcctcacacgttgcttgcccttgatgccacttgagttgttcttgttgaaattgggccttgagttcttattcctccaaaattgccttgaagtgaGAGCCATTTGCTCATGGTAATCATATTTCGTATCCTCAGGGTTgatctcttcatcttcctcttcatcctcttcttccacactagccttggccttcaaggcaaggttgggcttctttgctttttgagaacgtaacaccgcattgtcggcggtcttgtccaagatcctcatcgccacaactcatccaacacttcacttgaggacgaggtgtggaagtccggcctttgacggatgacggaggacatggccttgtggtaaggcatcatggccttgaggaacttgcgcttgatccaattgtcatgaGACTGCAAGAGTGGTTAATCTCCAGTAAAACTCATGAGgctcttcatcttcattcattgcaaactcatcggcttcatcttgcaccacttcatagttggagcattgaatgcttgcgcttcccttttaaatggaaacaacatggtgccatgcttccttggccatggtgaaaggtcggagatgcgcaatatctttggaaggaattgcatcttggatgatgaagagagcattctcgttcAATTGAtggtccgcggcttctctaggggtgaagttgcttgggtcatgtggatagaaaccttgctcaatgattctccaaagattagtattaacatgatttaaatgacgtttaaagcgatagacccaagagtcaaaatcctcatttttcacaatcttagggggaggaccaacatgattcaaatgagtggagggaaccggtcctccataagcaGGTGGAGGTTCAACATGGAAAAATATGTCGCTACCATTCttaccactagataaaggaactttatcacaagaagcttcccacttattggagttagcatccgccaccttgttagtggagcgaccacttccaacggtgcggtggataacttaagaccatcaagaaactccttgaacatgcctttgacctcggtcgtcattgaggttttcaatgtgtccaaagccacatcgaattcctcacgtgagaccggggATCCCCCATCAGCCATAGACAAAGAAggattcacaccggggtgctcctcctcaccgtttATGGTGTTAACCATACTCTTAcgatggtaaagtccttaataaagagacgaggctctgataccaattgaaaggatcgatatagttgactagaggggggtgaataggcaactaacaatttttagcttttctttaccaaattaaactttgcatcaaagtaggttgtctagatatgcaactaggtgagcaacctatatgatgcaacaacaacaagcacacaagcaagcaagggatataacacaatatagcttgcacaagtaaaggtgagacataaccaaaagtggaaccgatggagacgaggatgtgttaccgaagttccttccctttgaagggaagtacgtctccgttggagcggtgtggaggcacaatgctccccaagaagccactagggaaactgtattctcctcatgccctcacacaatgcgagatgccatgagtccactattggtgcccttggaggtggtGACCAAACCTTtagaaacaaggttggggcaatctccacaacttaattggaggctcccaacgacaccacgaagcttcacaaCAATGGACTATGACTCTGCGGTGACCTCAagcgtctagggtgctcaaacacccaagagtaacaagatccgcaagggattagaggggggatcaaatttctcttggtggaagtgtagatcgaggccttctcaaccaatccctagagaatcaacaagtttgatcggctagggagagagatcgggcgaaaatggagcttataGCATCAATGGAGCTTGGGAAAGGAAGAGGTAGTCaatttggggaagaagacccccattATATAGTGAatgaacaaatccaaccgttacccaccaactcaGCCCGtgatatgcggtactaccgctcgttaCCGTTACCCacggacctgcggtactaccgctggtaagtgcggtactaccgctcgcgcggCAAGAGCCAGGAGAGGCCCTGTTCAATAAGGCAACTAGCGGTAACACCgccggagcggtactgccgcgatcccttgtggtactaccgcaaggcagggctcATCCTGGGCAGGGAAGGCACGGACTAATCAAATTACATCTGTGGCTACTTCCGCTAAGTTTCGGTCAGTGCGAAAATCCGGCATGGTACTAAAGCTCACAGGGAGCGGTGCTACCGCGTAGGGTGCGGAAGTTAAAAATTACTTCCGCCCCTACATCCATTCATGCCACAGTACTGggccagaggccacggtactaccgcgatccaggagcggtactaccgcgcacgcggtactaccgttgccctgggcagtactaccgtggcccactgcggtactactgctcccttgagcagtactaccacgAGCCACAGACCAGTAGCACTTGGTAGGCCAACATCTTCGCAATGACAAGGGGAACAACCGAAGCTCCAAAGAAGCAAGGAAGGGTGGTGCAAAGGAACCGATGtgcacgtgttgattccaccctaacctttccgaagcggaccccctcttaatagtacggctttcctacgactcaattccaccaaaaggaaacatagagaaacgccgtctttgaaaagctccgaggggcaccgaatcatcttgTGACTATACATGAGATAActaaaatgctcaatgcacatgattagtccgcaaatgcattatcatcaatcaccaaaaccacttagggagaaatatgcccttactatctccccctttttggtggattgatgacaatacgggatttgcaaaAAGAGATATAAAATGACACataagcaaacccaacatctataaaatatagacatgctccccctagatgtgtgcactctagggaagtgctttggactgcacgacacacatactaggatcaacactccccctatattttataaacAAGGCAATCCTTGCAACAATATGTATGACAATGAGTATGGAGGCAAGGTATAGAATTGAGCATGAAGTGAAAAGGGCACATGGCATGATGAGCTCACAATCTACTAACATACTAGATAATAGGATAAAATAATAAGATAAGCAGAggacatatgtcttacaccatatgatagtctTCTGGAACCAGACAAACACAAACACAAGCCAACAAACCAAAGCAAATGAGGTTCAACAGAATGAACGCAAAGCGCGAGACACGACGACATGACACAACAacacacgactcgcaaatcctactctctctccccctttggcattgagacaccaaaaaggcacagaggacacctacgacacaggtggtagctcaAACTGTAGTGATCATTCCTCACGCTCCTCATTGGTCTCGGCAGAGGGAATGGTCTCCTTCTCTGACTCAGTCCACTAGTAACCCTGTTTCACCATCCAgtcagcctctggagtgatgttCCTCTCGGACCCACTCGAAACATGCTCGACGAAcgccctcaagatcctcttgtcgcgtcggcgactctccttctgagcaacatgggaCTTGTGCTGGCCCTTGGCCTGCATGTAGAACagagtcttcatcttgttcttcagcctcTTAGCCCAAGTGGGCTCATAAGAGGGAGGAGTGTATCCCTCAGTGTCCTCATCTGCATCCTCCTCATCAAgctcatcctcatccacatccatccTTGCAGCCTCAGCCTCTGcccgggtagtggtgttagcccacttgcTCTTGATGTGTAGCTTGAtaggctcatggcgaatccagttggGAGCTTCAAACTCTTCATTGGGAAAGAGTtgctcccaagtcttcgagatcaacaGAAACAGGTAAGGACCATAGATGGCTACTTTATAGTTGAACACCGCAAACtgtagctcacaccacatgatatgtgagacatcaagtggttgtgtCTGTTGGAGAcgcgcctcctcacaaatgagcatcatgtCCATGAGATAAGGATGcaccttatccttgtcaccaatgcggggAAAAAGTGTGTTGTAGAAGATCCgttgcatgatgtcaaggaatggaTTTAGCACCCACGTCTTCTTGTCACTGGCAAGCTTCTTCTCAACAAGGTAGGGctggagcttgttcttgttggttgaCTCAAGTTTGGCATGTGGGCGGATGCCAACgggcgtgttgagcccctcatcacgaacGTGGAGCAACGTCATGAACTCCTTCCATTTAGCAGACATCCTCTGCCCATTGGCCATCCATGTCATGGTGCGCTCCTCATCCGTATGGAAGTGAACTGacgcaaagaactgagccacaatctcaggGTCAAAGTCTAGGTGGAACATGAGCAGatcctcaatgccaaactgctctatCAGATCCAAAGTCTCTCCAAAATATGCCCTGTTGTTGTCCTTCCTCACATGTACCATTCAATCTAGTGCATGTCGacatagatgttctgcttggcGAGCCCTACCTAGCGGCGCTACCACGAAGGCACGAGTGGGCACCACCCAAGGGATCACCACAAGTTCACTAAAAGATAAGTCACTCGCATGTCAGCATCATTCCACTACCCAAATTGCACGACTTTCGCAGTCCCGCTTAGGTAATGTCACCTCCCTTTCCGTTTCTTGGGacgctgcttgcacgccaagggggacctcgtgagcatcgcgtctcaggagctctcaCCGGATctcgggctgctcacctcctggccttgaccacggcatcgcgacctgtcataccagcgacgactgaagccTTCCTGGGGACTGGGTCCGATCGGTGTAGAGCGCTACGCTACCTAGGGGGAGGAAAGGGAGAACCATGCCGGAGCGGTAAACGCGATTTCAACACAGTGACAAGAAGAGCAACGTTGGAATTAAAGCATTTCGATTCTTACATGCCCCCACAGGGATGATCATAATTCCGCAcagggaaacaaaagaagaaagGCTTCAAGGAACCAGGCCGGCGCGCGTCACCGGCGACGCCGAGCGGCTGCTGCTACCGCGCTTCGGGCGCGGCGGGAGCTtggcggcacgtagctgtcgtcactgGACTCCGGAGAATCgctgggctcaggagagtcgctggaacCCCAGGAGTCATTGCTGCTGCTGGCGGAGATGCCGGTGGGGTCGGAGGCGGGCCTAGCACCCACGACTGCGTCCCACGAGCTGCTTTCTCCGTGGCAGGAGTCCAGCCACCGCcccctcgtcgaagaccttgaagaatagaGTGGAGGTGCCGTCATACTCAAAGTGGATTGCGAGGGGCCCCTCTGCACGGCAGGCACGGGCGACCACGCCCCACCCGTGGGTCATGAAGATGTCACCGGGAGGCACCACCTCGACCTCAGCCCTGGTGGCCAGGCTGCAGCACCCAGCgtgttgcagccaaagctcgagcgGCCCCCTCGGCGGTATCTCTTCGGTGAAAAACCTCGGGAGCCGGATCCACGAGCTGGGCGGCATCGCTGCCCACACCACAAACTCACGCGAGCTGCCCTCGGCGTGGGTCCGCGGCCCTGCTGGCAGCACGACTTCGGCTTGCCTACTACCACCTGGGACCGCTCGGCGGCGCGCATTGCCGTCCTGCGCGCCGGCGTACAAGGGAAGGGGGAAGTCGGGTGGAGACCATGCTTGCCAAGGCCTGGTCACCTCCTGCCTCACATCGATGTTACAGGGACGGCATAACCGTTTCTTTAGAGGAAGTGGTTTAGGCCCCTCCAAAGGGTCTTTTCCCTTTTCTGCCATAGAGAACCTCTTGATCGGCACCATGGATGCTATGGCAAGGTGGAGAAGAAGGAGGGATGAGCAGCGAGAAGATCAAGAAGGAGATGAGTgaggggggctccgcccctcccctcgTTTATAGCCGGAGGggggccaaccgccggcctccacgacctcgcgtAATGATGTTTTTCTGCATGCAGTATCGACTCGTCGAGTCGGAAGGatttcaaggcagcatggggaagtggagatgcccacgtcccatcaatagCCACGCGTCGTCCAAGgccacaggcggttagggcccgcggcgctccgcacttgccctttggcttcacccagaagccaagtccgagcgcgccttgggcccgggggctactatcggtgttctggatacggtggtacccagacttgcctgcctgcggcccacggcgtggctccatcaacggcctggtatggcccaacttcagcatcaacaactcaagaccctcgcgaggggccaagccttgcgaggcagaCAAACCGAGATCTTCAAGGGGATCGGCccccctcaggctggctcccgaggagcggagattctatgcaaggtgcacctcgcgaggttcggctgacgtaagccatgatgaccaaggccaggcgagcaccagcgggcgcagagtaccagtttcttcttcggtgcaaaggaggcaggcAGCAGGCGCAGAGTCcggaggaatcaagcaaaggtttccattctggtggaacaagaccaagaccgcctggacggcaggacggaggtcatcgccgagcccaccgcaccgtcacgaccagaggcttttgcaggcgaagaccactttagtcaggataggacgtacttgttgtctcccttcaaatttggtcgttgtgggatcccttcccgcctacatttgggaggaggaccaaggccactataaataggacctagccaccaccaaggagggGGAGATCAAGAGATCAAGTAGATCAAGTCGATTGAATCCATTTCACCCTCACTACCTCGCCAGCTtgcttgagctcaagaacacgcctTCTGAGGCTGTtccccactgtactagttcttcctcagcccctcgaggcaaatctaccacaaagcaggagtaggattttacaccgcaaggtggcccgaacctgggtaaactgccgtgtcttCCTTTCCCTTCGATCTCGATGTGATAGGCTGTGAGCTTAGCGAGTAGGCAGGCTCGGCAGgtcgaaatctccgcacgcaccccagagttcgaacctctcaagggtttgcggaactcgaaatccgacaaGCTGCTAGAAAAAACAGGTATTGTTATCtttgaaaaaaattcataatttaaagaatgttcaaaaataaataaataaatgtcgATGAATTCAAAAATATTTCATAAACTAGGAAAAATTGGGAATTGGAATTTTTTACAAAAACtgaaaaaagttcactaatttgaaaaaaatagtttcaaatttgataaacattcccaaattaggaaaataataataataataaataaacacAGGAAAAACCGAGTGAaatacaaaaaggaaaaaagaacaaaAACATGTGTATTTCACATTTGCCAAACTAAATGCATTAGAAAACTCATCAGAAATTCAGAATAGCATTTGGGCGTGCAAGTGCCCCATGTGTGTGCTTTTAGAATCGTGCCTCATGTGCATAGAAGAAGTGCTCCTTTCCccgtaaaaaaaataaaataaaaataaaagaagtgCTCCTATTCGGTATCTTTTTTTTTGAGAGTTTCCTATtcggtactccctccttcccaaaatataaggcgcGATTGACTTTTTACGGTCTTTGATGCACGACTTTGACCACTAATATATATCAATGTATATGGATTGAACATGTATAAATGGCATCATCGTATTTGTCTTGCAGAACAATTTTATTTCATATGTATGTATACTAATTTTATAGACATAGAATACATGAAAATCATAGTCAAAGTTCCGTAACGAAGACCAGAAAAGTCAAACCGCGCCTTACATTTTGGGAAGAGGGAGTATCTTGTGGGCCATGAAGCAACACTCCCGCTTGGGTCGTTAGCCCTAGTTGCCTCCCTCTTATTTTTTGTGTCCGCTCCCTCAGTTTTTATGGTCGTGTTAGCACTGAAGAACCAAAACAACTCCTAGAAAAAAGTCGTTACGTTTTTTGGAACATGAATTGAATATTTTAACAAAAtttggaaaataaaaaaatatcaccaattaaaaaaaatcattttttagcTTGGAGAAAActcaagaatttgaaaaaagttcacaaatttgggaAAAATTATGAATTTGAAAATTTACACGAATTTGACAATAAAATTTCACAAGTTAAAAAATAAGAAGATAAATAAATGAACCCAACAAAAGAACAAAAACCATTTAAAAACagcaaagaaaggaaaagaatgttccagaagcttcccaaaaccaTCCTAGAAGCTTCTGGAAGCTTCCCAAAATCAAAACTGAACCTTTGCTCGAATCTATACCTATTAATAAAGTACGGAGATTTCTGCCTGTCTGCTGTCATCTGAGTTTTTCTTTAAGTAATCCGCGGTCCAACATTAAATGCCATTTCTCTGTTGGGCTTCAGACCAATTGCGGTATGTGCTATCTTACGCGACTGGACGCTGATTAGTATTTGGCGTTCAGCTGGAGTGTAATATTGCCCAGTTCGCCCTGTTTTCACCCGGTTTAGGTTCCTGACTTCTATTATTTACAGAGAATATGTTAAACATGATCGTGCTATAACTTTGGGACCATAacttgaattaaaataattcataTATGTAATTTGATCAGAAAAATGCGTAGTTTCTAACTATGCTATTATTTCTTCCTATGAACCAGTTTAAATTCTGCTTACGGCATAACCTTGATCAACCTAATTAATTTCTATAGTGTATTTTGAAAAATGCTAACACACAATATAACCTTTATATATATTAATTATTAAGTACATTAGGAGGGCCTATAtatatggatcggagggagcatGAATGATTTGTTTCAATGGGCATATAGGAGTAATGAAGAAAGGAGAGAATAAAGGTGTGAgattttttttattaatcttcaGCGTATGCAGAGATGACTTAAAACACATTTATAGAATCCTTTTATTGATTTTTCCCATGACTTGGTGCAAATTCCAAACATTGCTTCAACTTACAAATAATGCATTGGTATGATTTTTTTTAAGTATGCTCTTTAAGATCAGACTAGTAGTACAAAAGTCACACCAAAAGCATTGTATGTGTAGCTTGCTTCTTAATGTACTACTGATATGAGTTTCTGCTATACCTTGGTGTGTGCCTCTCTGCCGTGGCCAAGCACAATTCGAATGTTGTTGGGCTGTGTTGACAAATATGCAgtggacacatcaattatctcCCCCATTACAACGCACGCGCATATGTGCTAGTAAAGCTAAATGGGCCTACTCACATAAATCGACCGACGGGGAACTTGTGCACCGCGTACCGAATAACTTACAAGTGGCAATATAGGCACCAAATAAGAACTGGAGTCCAGAAGAACAGGAGCGATTCCTAGCAAAATATTTAGGgatttttggttttgttttctAATCTGATTTTCGGCATGGGTTTTATTTCTTCCTGTTTCTTTCAGCAtttttctctttttatcattttgtttcttttattacattttttctttttctttttatgtttttatGCTATTTTAATGTTTCGCTTTTCTATTTAATTACATGAAGATTTTTGTAAAATGAGTAAAAAAATATTTTTCAGTTCTATGTTTTATCTTAATTCATTTTTTACTACTTccttttctattttgttttattttgtaatCATGTATTATATAATGTGCAAAGTGTTTCTATAATGTTCACTTATTTTAAAAATAATCATCATTCTAAACGGGTCATTGTGTTTGATTAAACATGCATACTGCATTGAATATATTTTTCATCATGTATACAAAACATTCAACATGCATTTAAAAGTTGTGAGCGTGTATTTCAAATAATGTGATGGGTGTATTTAAAacgctcgtcatgtgcttaaaatGTTCTTTGAATATTTCAAAAAGATGTAACCATGTATTTTAAGAATGTtcttcccctttttatttttatttttattttccttttttggtCATTTTAGTTCTTTTCTTTCAGTTCTTTTTTCTATCTTGTATTTATAAAAAATTAAATAATTTTTAGAAAATCAATTAGAAAACCAATTTTTTATTATGATCATACTTTTGCTGTTTCCCAAAATAATGAAAATATTTATTAAAAAATTCGTATACAGGTTCGACTCCTTCGTCAAACTGGAGCTTGCTTGCCGAAGTGGTTGATTCGTTATTAGTAGATCTTTAGTGCTTCCCCTAAAAAGGAGATCTTTAGATTTACTAGTGATCTTTATAGATTTAGACCTAAAGTGGTTCTTTGGATAGATTTTCCTATGTGCAAAATATTTCCCCCATCAAACTTTGACTAACAAATCCCTTATTTGTGCAAAGTTAGTTATGTagtccctctgtcccaaaataagtgtctcaactttattcCAACTTGAGGACGGAGGAAGTGCAAGTTAGAAACCACTCGGGGCAATTTCTTCGGAGAAAGCTTGTGGACATTTTCGAGATGCATGTTGGATTGCGGTCTATGGATATAAGGGTGTAATGTCTATATGTTATCATGACATGTATGATTTGACATAAAACTGCAATTTACTCAATAACATCTATAGTTTTGATTTCGTACCAATAATATTGTGAGTCCTTTGTAGCAGGGTATGGACATACATCCACAGCGAAAATCAGATGGAAATAATTAATACCAACACTGCATCTGCAGCAGCTGGCGAAATGCAGCAACAGTCCAGTACGGGTGCTATTGGTAGAAGAGCAAGGTGTAGAAGAGCTGGTTCCAGGTGTCCGGTAGGCCCGGGAGGCACCAGTGGCTGCAGTCGGCGGAGCCGGCGGGGTTGCCGCGCTGGGCCGGCGAGAAGTCGCCGCTGTAAACCGACGGGTGCGCGTCCTTCCGCAGCGCCGACAGCGCCGTGATGTCGAGCAAACGGACCGGGCATTTCATGGTCTGCAGCACCGTTTTCGTCACCTGCTCCTGGCCCATCGGCTGCGCTGTGGAGTTGAGCCCAGTCAATGGGACCGTCTCCCCGTAGCAGTTCTTGGACACTGGGTTGGGCCACTCCTTGGAGCTGCTCGAGCCCAAGCCAGACAAGAAAGTCGCGTTATAAAACTGTAATTATTCTTAAGAAAAACTAGTACAGTGTAATACAGGGTGTGAGCCATGTGTGATTACTGAGATGGGTGCAGAGGAGTTAAGTTAGTACCTGTAGTGGGTGGGGGACATGGACTGGAAGAAGACACGGGTCTTGGCCGGGTCGACGTTGAGGTCCACCCAGTTGGCCCATGTGGTCATCCCGCGCTGGAACGCCACCATCCGATCCATGTCCTCTGAGTACCGCCCGCCCTTCCCCATGTAATCCCACCTGCACACACACGATGGTGTCAATTTTAGCTTGTGCACTCGGTAAACCAAGCTAAACTGGAGAGAAAGAAACTGGGCGGGCGTACGTACCCCTGGAGCGCGCCGGTGTGCGTCCACCAGTGGCCGGAGTTGAAGGACAGCACGTCGGCACCGCGCCACGCCTGGGCGTTCTCGGCGATGTCGTCGAGCATCAGGACCCGTTTCCCCTGCACCACGTCGATGTCCACCAGGTACGGCGCGCGATAGAAAGACACCACCAGCTCGTACTCCTGCCGGCCGGTACATGTCGAATTAGGAATTACTACTAGTAAGACCGCTGCAGTTGCCAATTTGCCCAACAAGAAGAATAACATGTCCATGGTATCGAGCGCATGTACATGCATGGATCGCACACGTACCATGAACCTGTAGGTGTAGAGAGGGTCGGCGGAGACGAGCTGCGACGGCGACTGCGGCGCGGCGGCGTGCAGCAGGCA is a genomic window containing:
- the LOC123094918 gene encoding protein PMR5 isoform X2, producing MLLLCKSSVLAVLLLHALSLPASALAVGLARRHRRDVLPGPKGCDVFSGSWVRDDGSAEAAYTGYKCPVIDAEFNCQLYGRPDSDYLRYRWKPASCELPRFDGADFLTRMKGKTVMFVGDSLGRNQWESLVCLLHAAAPQSPSQLVSADPLYTYRFMEYELVVSFYRAPYLVDIDVVQGKRVLMLDDIAENAQAWRGADVLSFNSGHWWTHTGALQGWDYMGKGGRYSEDMDRMVAFQRGMTTWANWVDLNVDPAKTRVFFQSMSPTHYSSKEWPNPVSKNCYGETVPLTGLNSTAQPMGQEQVTKTVLQTMKCPVRLLDITALSALRKDAHPSVYSGDFSPAQRGNPAGSADCSHWCLPGLPDTWNQLFYTLLFYQ
- the LOC123094918 gene encoding protein PMR5 isoform X1; this encodes MLLLCKSSVLAVLLLHALSLPASALAVGLARRHRRDVLPGPKGCDVFSGSWVRDDGSAEAAYTGYKCPVIDAEFNCQLYGRPDSDYLRYRWKPASCELPRFDGADFLTRMKGKTVMFVGDSLGRNQWESLVCLLHAAAPQSPSQLVSADPLYTYRFMEYELVVSFYRAPYLVDIDVVQGKRVLMLDDIAENAQAWRGADVLSFNSGHWWTHTGALQGWDYMGKGGRYSEDMDRMVAFQRGMTTWANWVDLNVDPAKTRVFFQSMSPTHYRLEQLQGVAQPSVQELLRGDGPIDWAQLHSAADGPGAGDENGAADHEMPGPFARHHGAVGAAEGRAPVGLQRRLLAGPARQPRRLRRLQPLVPPGPTGHLEPALLHLALLPIAPVLDCCCISPAAADAVLVLIISI